The Colletotrichum destructivum chromosome 8, complete sequence genome includes the window CAAAGGTATGTATGTGGCTTCGGTCGCAGAGATCGATGACGGAGGTGGTTGATCCTAGGTGTTCAAGACACACTGAGAGAGGTTGCAGGTGCGATATTGAACTAAAGGCGTATGTGGCTGAGACTCAATGGAACGCTGGTGGCGAGCTGCTATGAGTGAGAGTTGAGTGAGGAAGAGTGAGTGATAATGAAGGGTTTCTCAGAGGCAGAGGACATCGTCAACTGCTTCTTATATCTCGTCGGTCCTAACTTCGTTTAGTCTGAGCTTCCCCGCATCCTTCTTCCGCCTCCCGCCTCTCGCCCCCccgtccttctccccctctcaTGCCATATGCCAGTTGAAAGATCAGCATCCCGGGCTCAATGGCACTGCCAGTCACGTATCAACTGCACAAGTTGCTAGCGCTAGGACGGTAACGGATGATTGGACTGATCGGCCGGTGTCGTGTCGTTTCAGGCAAGGGCTCGCTCGGCTCAGCCTGGATTCTACTTGATTGTCGGGCGCCCATGTATCACTGCCGGGCCCCGGGCGTGGGCCGGTGACAAGATGCCGGGTTCGCGTCTGGCCGGTGGTCCAGGTCAACGACAAAGCTCTTCTGACCATCGCCTCGTCTTTTCTTAGAAGCCACTCGTTCCCAGTGGGACCTTTTCCGATGCAACACTCCTAGTCGTccggacggggagggggctaGAACATTCAGGGCGTGGGTCAAGGACTGTCCAAGACAGGTCATGCGGGTTGTCATATTCTAGATCAGAGATTGAAGCCCCACCTCGACCCCGTGCTCCCGTGTCCCCCAAGCCGCGTTCGAAAGCTCCGGACGAGCAGGGTTGGAGACGCGCAAGAGGCTTGGGTCGGGTCgggctgggttgggttgggaCAGGATGGGGAGCGGtgggggcgggcggcgggcggcggaaACCTGACCGGTGCCGCGGTGCGGAAAATCGGTTGGTTTACCGAATAGTCGATAGTACTTCTGCATGTATCCGTACAAGACAAAAAATGTATGGGAGTACTCCGAAACGGAAACATGATTCGTCGGGCAGCACGTCTGAAATGGATAGCAGACTAGTCTCTCTGTCGGTCAGACGCATGATTGGGACAAGCCGAGGGTTCGGTCTAGGACCTGCAAGACCAACATCCATTACACCCAAGCAGTCATCAAATTGGAGTGATCAAATTGCTACATAGGGCGCCTGAGGTCCAGAACTGAGGATACACTCCCTCCCCATTATCATCCTTGTCCGAAAGCCCAGGCCAACAGAGCCAACAGTGAGAGGTGGAGAAAGCTGCGTCTGGAAGAGGTTAAGAGGCAAAAAGACAATGCGGAGTGCAGAGGTGCATGCGAACACGGGGTCCACCGGTATTCCCTTTTTGGTAATCCGAGATGCTTATCATCCCTCCTTTCTCCGCACGCACGAGGCTTCGACCAACAACATCACAGCAGCTGCATAGCTGCCCcaacagaaaaagaaacgcACAGAAATGGTCGGTCCACTGGTCCAGTGACTCCAGTCGAGTCCAGCCCGCCCAGTCACTAGAGGTGATGCAGTCGTGACGCCGCAgggggcttcttcttcttctcctggcCTTCCTTCTCGCCTCCCTACCTACGTCGTTCCTCTCACCCCCTGAAGCACGCAACGCGCAAGCCTACGAGGGTCAGACGCTCTCGTGACTTTTGTGACTCGACCGAGCCTCCCGGCCAAGAGTCGAAGACCACTTGTCATCCAGCCTCTGCACCCCCAcgttgccctccttggcgatcCACTGCTGGACACTCCAGAAGGCCTTTAGGTACGATATCCCGAGCCCAAAGTCCTCGAATCCGATCGACAGCCCCGTGAcggccatcttcctcctcacGAACCTCCCCTTGGCGTCCGGCGCCGCATTCGGGGCCGCCACCAACATGATCCAGAGAAACACCCCCGGTATCCGCTTCCATGTTGTCATACTTACGCTCGTCAGCGCTTGGTACGCGGCCTCGAGCgtctcgttgtcgtcgaaTCGAGATATCTGGCGCATCGACTTGATGGACCAGCTGTAGATCAGAGCGGCGATCCGGACAGTCTCGAGGATCCATTCTTCTTCCGATGTGACGATGGCAGGCCCGActgtgtctctgtctctcagTCTGTTATACAGCCACGTTGCTGTGCTACGAATCTTGCACGTCCAtcccgacgaggccgattGTGACGTGATGGAAACTGTGAGAAAGCGCACGTCGTCCAGGATTTTGGCCGCCGTTGCGCATAGCCCAAGCTTCCCTGCGATGCTCTCGAACCgagacgaggacgccatcaacGGGCTGTCATAGCAGTCCGGCCACGTCGTCGGCACAGGGATTTCCTCGTCCCGGGCCGGGTCATTCTCCAACCAGTAGAGGTCCGTCTCAAACGCACACGCAATCTCGTAGTCGGTGCTGACCATCACACGGTAAGTATGCTGTTCATTTCGTTTGCGCGTGCCGGCATGCACTTACAGAATCATGATGGACTCGCCCACAATGTCTCCCAGACCACGCATGCCCTTTTTGAGTTTGATCATGTGTTTGATGCCTCTCATGTGGGCAAACATGCTTTCGTCGGCGCCCCAAAACCACTGGAAAGAACGTCAGTGTCATATGACGCAGAAAGCCCGTGCAACCTGTTCACTTGCCTCCATAACGACGAGGTTTACGATGGAGCGGACCATCTCTATCGCAATGGCGTCGAATGGCCGCTGCATGTATTCTGCAATGATGGACAGCACCCGGGCCTTAAGAGCGAGCGACTCTGGGTTTTTAGAGATCTCCGATCCTCGCTCGAGCGCCTgagtcgtcgacgacatcagGATGCCAATGTTGGGAAACAAAGGGGACTGCAGCATCCATGGCAGGACCTCGGCAAGGAACACAGGCGGCTGGCTCTGGCCGTCAATTGACACCATGTTGGGTGCGACGACCTCAATATCTACGGGCGACGGTCAGACTTGGATGCTATTCCACGAAGGCTACATGCCACTTACAAAAACGTAGAAGCTCTGCTGTTCTGGGCCCTTCAGGAAGCGGCATTCCGTGGAGGGTCGTAACCTCTGTAAGTATACCACCGATAGCAGCGGGACTGCTGTGATAAAACGCCATCGGATCGCCATCTCCATCGAGGAAGAGGTTGGCACGCGCTTTCGTCTCCGCCAGTGTCTTATCTTGGTATTTGAGGTCTTCGGAACAGTGTGCTATTCTTGGGTTTTTACGATCATGGCCAGGCACGTCTTTCGATCTGGCTTCCTTCCTGCGGCGATTTCGCATAGTCAGGGTCCATGGTAAGTCCAGGAATGCAATCCCCGGTAGCGCTTTCGAGTGGCAGCTATGCAAGGGATCCTCCGGTTGCTTCCCCTGTCCCCCAGAAAGTGAGGGCAGTTCAAAGGTCAAGACCTGGTCCTCGTACGCTTGCCTAGGGTTACACGACGCGACCTGGGTGATGGTACACTCCACGGGCGGGAAGCGCCTCGAGCAGTTCACGCATGGTGCATCTGTCTGCCGGATTATGCACTACGACGTCGTCAGTCTGCGTCCGCCAGCAACGCGAGGGCCGGGATCGGGCCGATCTTGATATGTGGGGCAAGCCTGCGTCTTCATCACTCACCTTCTGCTTCCGTCTCTGGCATTCGGTGCACGACTTTTGGACTCTCATCCGCCGCTTCGACGTTGGCTTCGACGActcggcggccatgatgtCCAAAGATGCTCCCCGACGTGGAAGGACGCGGGTTTCAACGTTTGCATGGTGCCCGCCTCTTTAATAGCAGGAAAAGAGCTGAAAGACAAGGTTGTCTAGGTCGGTCCTTTGACTACTGACACGCTAGCGCTTCCGCCACGGCTGAGACTTTGAAAGAACGCATTGACTTGATTGAGGGATAGATGCCTATAATGGCGCTGCAGTAAAGGAGACGGTGATATTCAAGTAAGCGTGCGCGGTTGAGTAGTGGACCTTGGGGCGTTCCTGTCCCTGATTGATGCATTCGCCATCCTTATGTTTCTTTCCTGCGCCATGGCTGTTGCCCCAACCCTATATGTAGGTGAGATACAAAACCTCGAATGGTACTCGTCTGCAAAGGACTGGCTCACCTTAGGTacctgggtaggtaggtaggtaggtaggtaggcaggcaggcaggcaggcaggcaggtaggcAGACATCCAGGCAGGCAGACATCCAGGCAGGCAGACATCCAGGCAGGCAGACATCCAGGCAGGCAGACATCCAGGCAGGCATGTGACTCGGACATTCAGCGTCCTTTCTTCAATTGTCTCGAGGACTTTATTTAGGGCGGTTAAGCCCCGCACCGCAGCGGCTCGTTCCCTCGTCATCAAGTGCTCGGAACAACATCACCATGTCTGACATCCTCGCTTCCCAGTCTCTCATCAACGGAAGCTGCCTCTGCGGTGCAGTCAAATACACCGTTGCGGGAGGTTACGCCCTCACGGTACTATGCCACTGCAACAGCTGCCGGAAGTTCACTGGTTCCTCATTTGGCGCCAACAGCTTGGTCGATAGAGCGGTGCGTTCACTTTTTGATGACTTGAGCGGAAACAACCTGCCAACCGCGACTCAATGCGGGCTGACCTGACTGACCTTATTTCCAACCAGAACCTTACCGTGCACGACCTCGAGTCCAAGATCTCGGTGTACGCGGCCCCAACCGCCGAGTCCGGTACCTCGCTGGCCCGTTCCTTCTGCAGTGCCTGCGGATCTTCACTCTTCGTGGCCAACGATGCCTTTCCAAACCAAGTCGCCGTTACGTCGGGTTCCATGGATAACGTGCAGGGCGGCCATGATGCCGACAACGATAAGATGTGGAGGCCGAAGCTGGAGTTTTTCTGTAAGAGAAAGGCAACATGGTTAACAACCGAAGGTACTGTTGAGAGAGACAGTATGTGATTCTGCAATCATATCACTTGGATGGTTAGCAAAGTGCTGTAGGAAATCAGATGATTCTTGTTGTTGGCCATTCCATCCGCATTCCATCCGCATTCCATCCGTCCTTCCCTGTTATCGCCCAGAATGAAGTCCTTCTGGGTACCTAGGAGTGCGCGAGTGTCTCTACGTCAAACCTACCTTTCTGGTGTATTTACTAGCACGCATATCACCAAGGTTTCCGGCTCAAAtctccggcgggccctgtttttcggcatcatcggcctACTCGGGCGGTGGCCCCATCTTCCAGCAAGTGGGGGCGCATCCTCCGGTTGGGGACGGCCTCTGATTGCTGGAGAAACTTGAGCCGAAATCAAGCGCCGGCTAACAACACCCAGCGAGCTATCGGATGAGAGCTCTCAACATCCGTGAGCTTCTCAGCTCAAGATTCCCTAAGCTACAACACAAATACAAGACAACTGCCGTCCAGCGACACCCACAAACACAAAGCATCCCTTGATTGCTGTTGCCACAATGGCTGCCAACGAGGGCAGAGCAATCTTCCTCAATCCCGTCATTCCGGGCTTCAACCCAGACCCGACCGTCTGCGTCGTTCCGGCAACGGAATCGAGCCCTACGACGTACTTTCTGTCGACTTCCACTTTTGAGTATTTCCCGGGTTGCGCCATCTACACGTCAACGGACCTCATCAACTGGAAGCTCATTGGCCATGCACTTACACGCAAGAGCCAGATTGAGTTGCGAACCGTGGAGCCGGGAGCTGGAAGCTGGGCAAGCACACTTCGGTACCGGCCGCAGGAAAAGCGTTGGTATCTTGCCAACGGCCTGTTCCAGAGATATCGTCCAGCAAACGACGTGAGTGATTCTTCATGCTTCGGGAATAACACCGTAAGCGGTTGCTCATGACGTGGGCTATTAGGAACGCATCTTTCCTCGAGGCTTCTACGTCTGGACTGACAACATCTGGGATGATAACTCCTGGTCAGACCCTGTGTACTTTGACAATCCTGGATTCGACCAAGACGTACGTACGCTTTTCGCGACATTGATCCCGCTAACAAATGAGGCACCTAGCTCTtctgggacgacgacggaaaGGTCTACCTTTCTACCACAGTACGCATGGGGAAGCGCACACCGGGACTCAAGTTGAAGGACTTTGCTATTCATATTTCAGAGATAGATATCGTCACAGGGAGGACCTTGACCCCGCCACAAGTGATCCGAGAATCCCCCCATGGCATCGCTGAAGGCTCGCACATCATTCGCAAAGGGAAGTACTACTATCTCTTCACCGCTGAGGGCGGCACGGAAGCCGGTCATCAGGAATGGGCTTTGAGAAGCGAGACAGGGCCATACGGTCCGTGGGAGGGGCAGGGCGGGCCTTTGTGGTACAACGGgcccgacgaggaggtccaACGGACCGGCCACTGCGACGTGTTTGAGGATGGTCATGGACAGTGGTGGGCTGTGATGCTTGGTGTCCGTCCTGTCAAGTCTGAAGGCAAGTTTCTCGAGCCTCAGATGGGTCGAGAGACATTCTTGGTTCGAGTTGACTGGGAGGACGATTGGCCCATCTTCAATCAGGGCCGAAATATTACACTTCAAACCATTGGCAGGGGGCCGATCCGTGAAGTTGCCGTTGCGGATGAGAACGGAGTCAAGTGGAAGGCGGATCTTTCCAAGCCGTCCCTTGAGCTTGGCTGGTATCACAAGAGTTAGTCCCCTTCCCAGTTTGGCCTCGAAAATCGCGATTAACTGTTTCAAGACACACCGACCAAACCCTGTCACAGTCTTACGGAGCGTCCGGGCCATCTAAGACTCTATGGTAACTGCTTCGACCTAAGCAGCCCCGAGTCGCCAGCGATGCTGTTAAGGAAGCAGTCATCCTTCAATGAGATCTTTCGGGTGAAGATGTTCTTCAAGCCCAGCAGAGCAGGTTATGAGTCGGGTATCACCGTTTGGTGGAGCCAGTATTCCTACGCCACCATTGGCATCGGTGCAGTTCAGCCACAAGATGACAGGCCGGCTGTCCCAACCATCGTCAGTAGGCAGCCAACAGGCAAGATCAATGAGCTCAAGGTAATGATATCCACCTTTTGATCTGGACGCATCACTGATTAGGACAGCTCACGCGTCCGCTTCTGGAGTCCCGGAGTTCCCCAGCATCCGCTTTGGATTTGGACCAGCCAGTCCAGTTCACCATCATAACCAGCCCCACCAAGTATGAGGTACGCCTCTCtgtcggcgaggtcaacACGAACATTTCTTTCACGTCCGAGGATTTGACCGTATTGCCTCCCGTCGGGGGGGCCTTTTGCGGCGTCATGTACGGCATCTATTCATTTGGCCGAAACGAGCCGGTGCTTGATCCCTCTGACTTCACCGACATCGAGATACTGGAGATAAGACCATAGATCTACCTGGAGAAACCTTTAGAAGAACTTTTCTGCATACGAACGATCTGGTTTGCTGTAATGTAattaaaataaaataaaaaaagggtggggggggggcctttGGCATCAGTATCAGCCCATCTTCCCTGGTCGCTCGACTTCGAAACTGGCCACCTCGTTAACAGGAATCTTTCGCAAATCACTGACAGAATGTTCGCTCCAAGTATCACCATGCTCCTCTGGGCGTGCTTGCACTGACCCCATGGTCAGTGTGGCAAATCAGAGAAATATCCTGCGTCTGCCGTCTAGATGAACGAAGGACATTGGTATGTTTCACCTTGTCAACGGTGTCAATCGTAACCTCCTGCGGTTTATGTGTATCGTAAACATGCGCTTCCCCCATTACACATGCACGGTTTTGTTGGCATCATCGGGCTCCTCTCTAACAGCCCCCCGTCGTAAACCACGAGATCTAGAAGGCTTAAACGCAGAACCTTGACCTACGGATCCCTCATCATGGCTTCGTTCATCGGGTCATAACATTTCAAGGTCTCCCCAGAGGATTTCCCATCACTAATCAGCAATGAGTTCTCCAGCAAGACCATTTGGCTCACCGGCTTCGTTTCCGAACAATCGAA containing:
- a CDS encoding Putative zn(2)Cys(6) fungal-type DNA-binding domain-containing protein: MAAESSKPTSKRRMRVQKSCTECQRRKQKCIIRQTDAPCVNCSRRFPPVECTITQVASCNPRQAYEDQVLTFELPSLSGGQGKQPEDPLHSCHSKALPGIAFLDLPWTLTMRNRRRKEARSKDVPGHDRKNPRIAHCSEDLKYQDKTLAETKARANLFLDGDGDPMAFYHSSPAAIGGILTEVTTLHGMPLPEGPRTAELLRFYIEVVAPNMVSIDGQSQPPVFLAEVLPWMLQSPLFPNIGILMSSTTQALERGSEISKNPESLALKARVLSIIAEYMQRPFDAIAIEMVRSIVNLVVMEWFWGADESMFAHMRGIKHMIKLKKGMRGLGDIVGESIMILTDYEIACAFETDLYWLENDPARDEEIPVPTTWPDCYDSPLMASSSRFESIAGKLGLCATAAKILDDVRFLTVSITSQSASSGWTCKIRSTATWLYNRLRDRDTVGPAIVTSEEEWILETVRIAALIYSWSIKSMRQISRFDDNETLEAAYQALTSVSMTTWKRIPGVFLWIMLVAAPNAAPDAKGRFVRRKMAVTGLSIGFEDFGLGISYLKAFWSVQQWIAKEGNVGVQRLDDKWSSTLGREARSSHKSHESV
- a CDS encoding Putative CENP-V/GFA domain, Mss4-like superfamily protein, giving the protein MSDILASQSLINGSCLCGAVKYTVAGGYALTVLCHCNSCRKFTGSSFGANSLVDRANLTVHDLESKISVYAAPTAESGTSLARSFCSACGSSLFVANDAFPNQVAVTSGSMDNVQGGHDADNDKMWRPKLEFFCKRKATWLTTEGTVERDSM
- a CDS encoding Putative glycoside hydrolase, family 43, concanavalin A-like lectin/glucanase domain superfamily, which translates into the protein MAANEGRAIFLNPVIPGFNPDPTVCVVPATESSPTTYFLSTSTFEYFPGCAIYTSTDLINWKLIGHALTRKSQIELRTVEPGAGSWASTLRYRPQEKRWYLANGLFQRYRPANDERIFPRGFYVWTDNIWDDNSWSDPVYFDNPGFDQDLFWDDDGKVYLSTTVRMGKRTPGLKLKDFAIHISEIDIVTGRTLTPPQVIRESPHGIAEGSHIIRKGKYYYLFTAEGGTEAGHQEWALRSETGPYGPWEGQGGPLWYNGPDEEVQRTGHCDVFEDGHGQWWAVMLGVRPVKSEGKFLEPQMGRETFLVRVDWEDDWPIFNQGRNITLQTIGRGPIREVAVADENGVKWKADLSKPSLELGWYHKNTPTKPCHSLTERPGHLRLYGNCFDLSSPESPAMLLRKQSSFNEIFRVKMFFKPSRAGYESGITVWWSQYSYATIGIGAVQPQDDRPAVPTIVSRQPTGKINELKLTRPLLESRSSPASALDLDQPVQFTIITSPTKYEVRLSVGEVNTNISFTSEDLTVLPPVGGAFCGVMYGIYSFGRNEPVLDPSDFTDIEILEIRP